A DNA window from Bacteroides cellulosilyticus contains the following coding sequences:
- a CDS encoding S9 family peptidase has protein sequence MNVCKLGLSIAMLLSGGMAFAQGTVDDYNRAYALREKFSANKVFYSNVTPQWIEGTHQFWYVRNTPEGRIYVSVNADKKNRKELFDHKRLSSALSNASGKEVKPETIQLERLRVNPSLDTLRFVFGNQRWMYATRKNQLVNEGNLPGRNAPQKHWMERDDEKEAAPVTSPDGKYTAYIKNQNVYVKELTTGKEKQLSLDGTLSNYYSAYIRWSSDSKKVASCKIRPVEKRYVYYVESSPADQLQPKLHKQEYAKPGDELPFKIPCIYEVETGRGIIPSTDLFDRQYEIYGPEWNPDSRSVTFEYNQRGHQAYRVLELSAETGAVRPLIEETSDKYVNYTRRFRHDLRDNKHIIWMSERDNWNHLYMYDRTTAQPVHQITRGEWYVREVLRIDEDNRQIYFSANGVQPGEDPYLIRYYRIGFDGKGFTCLTPEEGMHRAWFSPDMNYLVDVYSMVNKAPVAVLRSAEDGKVVMPLETADISRLEAEGWKAPEVFTAKGRDGKTDMWGLIVRPTNFDPNRKYPVIEYIYQGPGDQYVPKTFIPYNWYMTSLAELGFIVVMVDGMGTSFRSREFENVCYKNLKDAGLPDHISWIKAAGEKYPYMDMDRVGIYGCSAGGQESTTAVLLHPEFYKAAYSACGCHDNRMDKIWWNELWLGYPVGDQYKEGSNVENAHLLSRPLMLVVGELDDNVDPASTMQVVNALIKANKDFELVVIPGAHHTMGEDFGEHKRYDFFVRHLMGGNPPKWEEVKK, from the coding sequence ATGAATGTTTGTAAGTTAGGTTTGTCGATAGCCATGCTCCTTAGCGGGGGCATGGCTTTCGCACAAGGCACAGTGGATGATTATAACCGTGCCTACGCATTAAGAGAGAAATTCAGTGCCAACAAAGTTTTCTACTCCAACGTCACGCCGCAATGGATAGAAGGCACACATCAGTTCTGGTATGTACGCAATACGCCCGAAGGCCGTATCTACGTATCGGTGAACGCAGACAAGAAAAACAGAAAGGAGTTGTTCGACCATAAGCGTCTGTCAAGCGCACTGAGCAACGCATCCGGCAAAGAAGTAAAGCCCGAGACAATCCAACTGGAACGGTTACGGGTGAACCCGAGCTTAGATACGCTTCGTTTTGTATTTGGCAATCAGCGCTGGATGTACGCCACCCGCAAAAATCAGTTGGTAAATGAAGGCAACCTGCCCGGCCGCAATGCACCACAGAAACACTGGATGGAACGGGATGACGAAAAAGAAGCCGCTCCCGTAACTTCACCCGATGGAAAGTATACCGCCTATATCAAAAATCAGAATGTATATGTGAAGGAACTTACCACCGGAAAAGAGAAGCAGTTGAGCCTTGACGGTACGCTCAGCAACTACTACTCAGCTTATATCCGCTGGTCTTCGGACAGCAAGAAAGTGGCATCCTGCAAAATCCGCCCGGTAGAGAAACGATATGTATACTATGTAGAGTCTTCTCCGGCAGATCAGCTCCAACCGAAACTGCACAAGCAGGAATATGCCAAACCGGGAGACGAACTTCCTTTCAAAATACCTTGCATTTATGAAGTTGAAACAGGACGAGGCATCATCCCCAGCACCGACCTCTTCGACCGGCAGTATGAAATATACGGCCCCGAATGGAACCCGGACAGCCGTTCTGTTACCTTCGAGTACAACCAGCGCGGACATCAGGCATATCGTGTACTTGAACTCTCTGCCGAGACAGGCGCCGTGCGTCCTCTGATAGAAGAAACCAGTGACAAGTACGTGAACTATACCCGCCGCTTCCGCCACGACCTGAGGGACAACAAGCACATCATCTGGATGAGCGAACGGGACAACTGGAACCACCTATACATGTACGACCGCACTACCGCACAGCCCGTCCATCAGATAACCCGCGGCGAATGGTATGTGCGCGAAGTGCTCCGCATAGACGAGGACAACCGGCAGATTTATTTCTCCGCCAACGGTGTGCAGCCGGGCGAAGATCCTTACCTCATCCGCTACTACCGCATCGGCTTCGATGGCAAAGGATTCACCTGCCTCACTCCCGAAGAAGGTATGCACCGGGCCTGGTTCTCACCGGACATGAATTATCTGGTAGACGTTTACTCTATGGTAAACAAAGCCCCCGTTGCCGTATTGCGCAGTGCCGAAGACGGCAAAGTGGTGATGCCGCTGGAGACAGCCGATATCAGTCGTCTGGAAGCAGAAGGTTGGAAAGCCCCCGAAGTATTTACAGCCAAGGGCCGCGACGGGAAAACGGACATGTGGGGATTGATTGTACGCCCTACCAATTTCGACCCGAACCGGAAGTACCCGGTGATCGAATATATCTACCAAGGCCCCGGCGACCAATATGTGCCCAAAACCTTCATTCCGTACAATTGGTACATGACTTCCCTTGCCGAACTCGGCTTTATCGTCGTCATGGTAGATGGAATGGGAACCTCATTCCGCTCACGTGAATTTGAAAATGTATGCTACAAGAATCTGAAAGATGCAGGACTTCCCGATCACATCTCCTGGATTAAAGCTGCCGGAGAGAAGTATCCGTATATGGATATGGACCGCGTAGGCATCTATGGCTGTTCCGCCGGAGGCCAGGAATCCACCACTGCCGTGCTGCTGCATCCCGAATTCTATAAAGCCGCTTATTCCGCCTGTGGCTGCCACGACAACCGCATGGATAAAATCTGGTGGAACGAACTCTGGCTGGGATATCCCGTAGGAGATCAATATAAGGAAGGATCGAATGTAGAGAATGCCCATCTGCTGAGCCGCCCCCTGATGCTGGTGGTAGGCGAACTGGATGATAATGTAGATCCTGCCTCAACCATGCAGGTGGTGAACGCACTGATAAAAGCCAACAAAGATTTTGAATTGGTAGTGATTCCCGGTGCACACCACACGATGGGAGAAGATTTCGGGGAACATAAACGCTATGATTTCTTTGTACGCCATCTGATGGGGGGAAACCCGCCGAAGTGGGAAGAGGTGAAGAAGTGA